GGGCGGTCCTCCCCGCCCGCGCCGGGCGGCAGCACCCGCACCGCGTCGCCCGTCCGGTACAGGCGCCCGGTCGGGGACGCGCCGAAGGGGTCCCGGTAGAACGCCTCGCGGGTGCGCTCGGCGTCACCGAGATAGCCGCGGCCGACCACCACGCCGCCGACGAACAGCTCCCCTGTCTCGCCGACGTCGCACGCCGTCCAGGTGCCGCCGGCCGCGCCGCCCTCACCGTCCTGCCGCAGCACGTACAGGCGCGCGTTGACGATCGGAGTGCCGATCGGCAGGCGGAGAAGGCCCAGGTCGCCGGCCGTCACGGTGTGGTGCGTGACGTCGTCGGAGCACTCGGTCGGGCCGTAGGCGTTCAGCAGCCGGGCGTGCGGCACCGCCTCCAGCCAGCGGCGGGACAGCTCGGCCGGAAGCTCCTCGCCGGTGGCGATCATCCAGCGCAGGCCCGCCAGCGGGCGGGCCCCGGCCCCCGCGGCCGGGGCCGCGCCGGACACCGCCAGATCGTCCAGCAGGTGCCTGACCATGGTCGGGACGAGCTCGACGACCGTGATGCCCTGCGCGTCCACCGCGCGGGCGAACGCGACCGGGTCGTGGCCCACCTCGTCGCCGACCACGTCCACCCGGCCGCCCAGCAGCAGCGGGCAGAGCATCTGCCAGATCGAGATGTCGAACCCCAGCGGGGCGGTGAAGGCGACCACGTCGCCGCCGGTCAGCTCCAAGTCGATGATCTTCGCCCAGAGGTGGTTGAGCATGCCCTGGTGCTCGACGACCGCGCCCTTGGGGCGGCCCGTCGAGCCCGAGGTGAACAGCACGTACCGGGGCTGGTCGAGCGCGCGCAGGCGCGGCTCCCCCGCCCACGGGGCCAGGCCGTCCGCCCGGGAGGCGGCGACGACGCGGCAGCCCGCCTCCGCCGCCCCCTCCAGCAGCGCCGGCGCCGGTTCGCGGTGCGAGCCCACCGTGATCAGCAGCGCCGCGCCGGCCCGGTCGAGGACGTCGCGGACGCGGGCGGCGGGCCAGGTCTCGTCGGCCGGGACGTACAGGGCGCCGACCAGCTCGATCGCGAGGAACGCGGCGATGACGCCCGCGCAGCGGCCGCCGCCCACGCCGACGACCTCGCCGGGGCGGACGCCCTCGTCCTCCAGCAGCGCGGCGAGCCGGCGCGCCTCGGCGGCCAGCCCGGCGTAGGAGAGCGTCCGGTGCTCGTCGGCGACGGCGGGGCGGTCGCGTTCGGCGGCGATCCACTCCACCCGCGCGATGACCGGGGCGGCGAGGTCGACGTCCCGCTCGCGGAGCATCCCGAGCCGCGCGGCCAGCTCGCGGGCGCGCTCCGCCTGCGCCGCGGGCACGTCCAGGGCGGGCAGCCCGGCCAGGGGCAGCAGCCGGTCCACGGCGGGTCCGCGAGCACTCATCTTTACTCTCCGTGTTGTAGGACTTCTCCGCTGTAACAGAAAAACAAGCGGCCGCCATAGCCTAAGTCCGGCTCGGCAGAAGCACCACGCATTCTGTCCTACCGGTGGGTAATCAGGGGGTTGCGGCGGCAAGATGCCCGCAGGTACCGTGATGCCTCGCCATGGCTCTGGCGTGAAGCCCGCGGCGAACTTCGGGGGAAGACGAGGGAATTGCTTCTTCATTTCAGGATGGCAGCGTGCCGATAATAACCTCGCCGCAGGAATTCAACGTCGACGACCTTTACGTCGATCTTCGGCATGTCATCGAAAGCCCGCTCTACCTCAAATGCGAGGGTTTCAACTTCGCCGGTTCGGTAAAGCTGAAGGCGGCCGCGGCGATGGTGGAGGCGGCCGAGCGCGACGGCGCGCTCACCCCCGACTCGATCATCGTGGAGTCGTCGTCGGGCAACCTCGGGATCGCGCTCAGCCTGATCGCCGCGAGCCGCGGCCTGCGGTTCGTGTGCGTCACCGACCCGCGCTGCAACCCGGCGTCGATGCGGGTCATGCGGGCCCTCGGCGCGGAGGTGCGCGTGGTGTCCGACCGGGACGCCAACGGCGGCTACCTCGGCGGGCGCATCGACTACGTCCGGAACCTGTGCGCGTCCGGTGACGGGTACGTGTGGCTGAACCAGTACGCCAACCGCAACAACTGGCTGGCGCACTACCGCGGGACCGCCCCGGCGATCGACCGCGAGTTCCCCGACCTGGAGGTGCTGTTCGTCGGCGCCGGGACGACCGGCACGTTGATGGGCTGCGCCCGCTACTTCCGCGAGCACCGCCGGCCCGTCACGGTCGTGGCGGTGGACGCGGTCGGCTCGGTCACCTTCGGCGGCCTCCCCGAGCGCCGGATGGTGC
The sequence above is a segment of the Actinomadura coerulea genome. Coding sequences within it:
- a CDS encoding amino acid adenylation domain-containing protein codes for the protein MSARGPAVDRLLPLAGLPALDVPAAQAERARELAARLGMLRERDVDLAAPVIARVEWIAAERDRPAVADEHRTLSYAGLAAEARRLAALLEDEGVRPGEVVGVGGGRCAGVIAAFLAIELVGALYVPADETWPAARVRDVLDRAGAALLITVGSHREPAPALLEGAAEAGCRVVAASRADGLAPWAGEPRLRALDQPRYVLFTSGSTGRPKGAVVEHQGMLNHLWAKIIDLELTGGDVVAFTAPLGFDISIWQMLCPLLLGGRVDVVGDEVGHDPVAFARAVDAQGITVVELVPTMVRHLLDDLAVSGAAPAAGAGARPLAGLRWMIATGEELPAELSRRWLEAVPHARLLNAYGPTECSDDVTHHTVTAGDLGLLRLPIGTPIVNARLYVLRQDGEGGAAGGTWTACDVGETGELFVGGVVVGRGYLGDAERTREAFYRDPFGASPTGRLYRTGDAVRVLPPGAGGEDRPTLQYLGRVDRQVKIAGVRMELGEIEAVLQRHPAVRAAAVVVHEYPGR
- the sbnA gene encoding 2,3-diaminopropionate biosynthesis protein SbnA, translating into MPIITSPQEFNVDDLYVDLRHVIESPLYLKCEGFNFAGSVKLKAAAAMVEAAERDGALTPDSIIVESSSGNLGIALSLIAASRGLRFVCVTDPRCNPASMRVMRALGAEVRVVSDRDANGGYLGGRIDYVRNLCASGDGYVWLNQYANRNNWLAHYRGTAPAIDREFPDLEVLFVGAGTTGTLMGCARYFREHRRPVTVVAVDAVGSVTFGGLPERRMVPGLGTSSKPDMVDESFIDDVVHVPETDTIRTVHALASRGFLFGGSTGTVVSGAARWLEAKYPGEDPVAVAIAPDLGERYLDSIYEENWLREHFGDPAAILGD